Part of the Mycolicibacterium thermoresistibile genome, CTCGCGGCCGAGGAGGTGAGAGTCCCCGCCGTCGTGATCGCCGCCCCGGCCTCGGGCAGCGGCAAGACCACGATCGCGACCGGGCTGATGGGCGCGCTGCGGGCCGCCGGGCACCGGGTGGCGCCGTTCAAGGTGGGCCCGGACTTCATCGACCCCGGCTACCACGCGCTCGCCACCGGCCGGCCGGGCCGCAACCTGGACCCGGTGCTCCTCGGCGCCGACCTGATCGGGCCGCTGTACCGGCACGGCACCGCGGGAGCCGACATCGCCGTCGTCGAAGGGGTGATGGGGCTGTTCGACGGCCGCCTCGCCGGCCCCGACGCCGTCGCGCCCGCCGCCGCACCCGCGCCGGGATCCACCGCCGAGGTCGCCGGGCTGCTCGGGGCGCCGGTGGTGTTGGTGGTCGACGCGCGCGGTCAGAGCCACAGCATCGCCGCCCTGTTGCACGGGTTCGTCACCTTCGACCCGGCGACCCGGCTGGCCGGGGTGATCCTCAACCGGGTCGGGTCGGCCCGCCACGAACAGGCGCTGCGCACCGCCTGCGACCAGGCCGGGGTCCCGGTCCTCGGCGCCGTGCCCCGCACCGACGAACTGGCCGTCCCGTCCCGGCATCTGGGTCTGATCACCGCCGTGGAACACGGCTGGCACGCCCGCGCCGCCGTCGCGGCGATGACCGATCTGGTGGGCCGCCACGTCGACCTGGCCGCGGTGGTCGCCATCGCCGGCGCGCGCGTCACCGCCGAACCGTGGACTCCGCACCAGGTGGCGCCCACCGGCGCCGGGGCGCGGGTCGCGCTGGCCGCCGGCAAGGCGTTCAGCTTCGGCTATCCCGAATACGCCGAGCTGCTGCGGGCCACCGGCGCCGAGGTGGTCGAATTCGACCCGCTCACCGACGAACTGCCCGAACGCACCGCGGCGCTGGTGCTGCCCGGCGGGTTCCCCGAACAGTTCACCACCGAACTGGCCGCCAACACCGCGGCCCGCGAACAGATCCGGGCCGCGGCCGCCGCCGGGATCCCGATCCACGCCGAATGCGCCGGGCTGCTGTATCTGCTCGACGAACTCGACGGCCACCCGATGTGCGGGGTGCTGGCCGGGTCGGCCCGCTTCACCGAACGGCTGGTGCTGGGTTACCGGGATGCGGTCGCGGTCACCGACTCCCCGCTGCACCGGGCGGGCGAGCGGGTCGTCGGCCACGAATTCCACCGCACCGCGGTCACGTTCGCCGAGCGGTACCCGCCGGTCTGGGCGTTCCGCGGCGCCGACGGATCGGCCGGTCACGACGGTGCGGTGCACCGCGGTGTGCAGGCCGGATATCTGCACGTCCACCCGGCGGCCCATCCCCACGCGGTGAGCCGTTTCGTGGCCGCCGGCACGGCGGGCCGTGCGTGAATTCCCGCGGCAACATCTAAGCTCGCTGAGTGAGCGAGAACGCCTACCTCGCCGGATTGTTGCTGTCCGGCAAGAAGGTCATTGTCGTCGGGGGCGGTGGTGTCGCCCAGCGCCGGTTGCCGCTGCTGATCGCCAGCGGTGCGGACGTCCACGTCATCGCCCGCTCCGCCACCCCCGCGGTGGAGGCGCTGAGCCGCCAGCAGCCGGGAATCACCCTGGAACTCCGGGAATTCCGCGACGGAGATCTCGAGGGCGCCTGGTATGTGATCGCGGCCACCGACGATCCGGACGTCAACGCCTCCGTGGTCGCCGAGGCGGACCGGCGGCGCATCTTCTGTGTGCGCGCCGACGTCGCCCGGGAGGGCTCGGCGGTCACCCCGGCGACCTTCGAGTACGAGGGTCTGTCGGTGGGGGTGCTGGCCGGCGGCGAGCACCGCCGCTCGGCGGCGATCCGCTCGGCGATCCGGGAGGCGCTGCAGCAGGGCGTGATCACCGCCGAGGCCGGCGCCGATCCGATGTCGGGCGCGATACCGGGCGGGGTGGCGCTGGTCGGCGGCGGGCCCGGCGATCCGGAGCTGATCACGGTGCGGGGCCGGCGGCTGCTGGCGCAGGCCGACGTGGTGGTGGCCGACCGGCTGGCGCCGCAGGAGCTGCTCGCCGAGCTGCCGCCGCACGTGGAGGTGATCGACGCCGCCAAGATCCCGTACGGACGGGCGATGGCCCAGGAGGCCATCAACGCCACGCTCATCGACCGGGCCCGCGCCGGCAAGTTCGTGGTCCGGCTCAAGGGCGGTGATCCGTTCGTGTTCGCCCGCGGCTACGAAGAGGTGATCGCCTGCGCCGAAGCGGGTATCCCGGTGACCGTCGTGCCAGGGATCACCAGTGCCATCGGGGTGCCGGCGCTGGCCGGGGTGCCGGTCACGCACCGGGCGGTCAACCATGAGTTCGTGGTGGTCAGCGGCCATGTTGCCCCGGGGGAGCCCGAATCGTTAACGAATTGGGACGCGCTGGCCAAGCTGTCCGGGACGATCGTGCTGCTGATGGCCGTCGAACGCATCGAGGTGTTCGCCAAGGCGCTGCTCGAAGGCGGGCGACCAGCGGATACGCCGGTGCTGGTGGTTCAGCACGGCACCACCGCGGCGCAGCGGACACTGCGGGCCACCCTGCGCGACGCCCCCGAACGGATGCGCGCCGAAGGCATTCGACCACCGGCGATCATCGTGATCGGCGCCGTGGCGGGCTTCGACGGTTTAAAGAATTCCTAAGAGTACTGTAAGGTAACGCGCTATGCCGGCTCTCAACGACGCGGACCGCGCAGCGATGCGCC contains:
- the cobA gene encoding uroporphyrinogen-III C-methyltransferase, translating into MSENAYLAGLLLSGKKVIVVGGGGVAQRRLPLLIASGADVHVIARSATPAVEALSRQQPGITLELREFRDGDLEGAWYVIAATDDPDVNASVVAEADRRRIFCVRADVAREGSAVTPATFEYEGLSVGVLAGGEHRRSAAIRSAIREALQQGVITAEAGADPMSGAIPGGVALVGGGPGDPELITVRGRRLLAQADVVVADRLAPQELLAELPPHVEVIDAAKIPYGRAMAQEAINATLIDRARAGKFVVRLKGGDPFVFARGYEEVIACAEAGIPVTVVPGITSAIGVPALAGVPVTHRAVNHEFVVVSGHVAPGEPESLTNWDALAKLSGTIVLLMAVERIEVFAKALLEGGRPADTPVLVVQHGTTAAQRTLRATLRDAPERMRAEGIRPPAIIVIGAVAGFDGLKNS
- a CDS encoding cobyrinate a,c-diamide synthase, producing the protein MRVPAVVIAAPASGSGKTTIATGLMGALRAAGHRVAPFKVGPDFIDPGYHALATGRPGRNLDPVLLGADLIGPLYRHGTAGADIAVVEGVMGLFDGRLAGPDAVAPAAAPAPGSTAEVAGLLGAPVVLVVDARGQSHSIAALLHGFVTFDPATRLAGVILNRVGSARHEQALRTACDQAGVPVLGAVPRTDELAVPSRHLGLITAVEHGWHARAAVAAMTDLVGRHVDLAAVVAIAGARVTAEPWTPHQVAPTGAGARVALAAGKAFSFGYPEYAELLRATGAEVVEFDPLTDELPERTAALVLPGGFPEQFTTELAANTAAREQIRAAAAAGIPIHAECAGLLYLLDELDGHPMCGVLAGSARFTERLVLGYRDAVAVTDSPLHRAGERVVGHEFHRTAVTFAERYPPVWAFRGADGSAGHDGAVHRGVQAGYLHVHPAAHPHAVSRFVAAGTAGRA